From Scytonema millei VB511283, the proteins below share one genomic window:
- a CDS encoding Uma2 family endonuclease — protein sequence MSLAKDLETPEFEPEDVIFPPGDLWSDEPPLESELHLRQLLLLIECLELWWKHRQDFYAFGNLTIYYSLRQLKSEQFRGPDFFVVLGTERKPRKSWVVWQEDGKYPNVIVEILSDTTAKTDRGLKKQIYQDTFRTPEYFWFDPKSLEFKGFQLVGGQYQELQSNPQGWLWSQQLELYLGISEEKLRFFTPDGQLIPTPQEAAAAEQQQRELAQQQAQAAQQQAQAAQQQAQAAQQQATELESMLARYRERFGELPD from the coding sequence ATGTCCCTGGCAAAAGACTTAGAAACTCCAGAATTTGAACCAGAAGATGTTATCTTTCCTCCTGGGGACTTATGGAGTGATGAACCGCCTTTGGAAAGCGAACTGCATTTACGCCAACTGCTACTGCTGATTGAATGCCTGGAATTGTGGTGGAAACACCGTCAAGACTTTTATGCTTTCGGCAATCTCACCATATATTACAGTCTTCGCCAACTCAAATCAGAACAATTTCGGGGTCCAGATTTCTTTGTCGTGCTAGGTACTGAACGTAAACCACGCAAAAGCTGGGTTGTTTGGCAAGAGGATGGCAAGTATCCGAATGTCATCGTAGAAATCCTCTCTGATACAACTGCCAAAACTGACAGAGGTTTAAAAAAACAAATTTACCAAGATACCTTTCGCACTCCAGAGTATTTTTGGTTTGACCCAAAAAGTTTAGAATTTAAAGGCTTTCAATTGGTTGGAGGTCAATACCAAGAACTACAGTCAAATCCTCAAGGTTGGTTGTGGAGTCAGCAACTAGAGTTGTATTTAGGGATTTCTGAAGAAAAGTTACGTTTTTTTACTCCTGATGGTCAATTAATACCGACTCCGCAAGAAGCCGCCGCCGCAGAACAGCAGCAAAGAGAGTTAGCACAACAGCAAGCGCAAGCAGCGCAGCAACAAGCACAAGCAGCGCAGCAACAAGCACAAGCAGCACAACAACAGGCAACAGAGTTAGAGTCTATGTTGGCACGCTATCGGGAACGTTTCGGTGAATTGCCAGATTGA
- a CDS encoding PAP/fibrillin family protein, which produces MLGKETLLEKIAGKNRGLLSTEVDKQAVLAAIAQLEDRNPTPRPVEAGELLNGDWRLLYTTSKGLLNIDQFPLLKLGQIYQCVRVQTQSIYNIAEVYGLPFLEGVISVVAKFNPVSERRIEVKFDRSIIGLQRLFSYQSPASFIQEIEAGKKFPALDTKINSNRQQGWVDITYLDSDLRIGRGNEGSIFVLTKV; this is translated from the coding sequence ATGTTAGGAAAAGAAACACTTTTGGAAAAGATCGCTGGTAAGAATCGCGGATTGTTATCAACAGAAGTAGATAAACAAGCTGTTCTCGCCGCGATCGCTCAGTTAGAAGACCGCAATCCTACACCTCGTCCGGTAGAAGCTGGCGAACTCTTGAATGGAGACTGGCGCTTACTCTATACGACGAGTAAGGGATTGTTAAATATCGACCAATTCCCATTACTCAAACTCGGTCAGATTTATCAATGCGTTCGCGTTCAAACTCAAAGTATTTACAATATCGCTGAAGTTTACGGCTTACCTTTTCTTGAAGGGGTAATTAGCGTTGTCGCTAAATTTAATCCTGTCTCAGAACGCCGGATCGAAGTTAAATTCGATCGATCGATTATTGGTTTACAACGCTTGTTTAGCTATCAATCTCCTGCTAGTTTTATCCAAGAAATAGAAGCGGGAAAGAAATTTCCAGCTTTGGATACTAAGATTAACAGTAACAGACAACAAGGCTGGGTAGATATTACTTACCTTGATAGCGATTTACGCATCGGACGGGGTAATGAGGGTAGTATCTTCGTATTGACTAAAGTTTAA
- a CDS encoding DUF3134 domain-containing protein codes for MHNSPLREEPREQPARVIPLKQESSLIDWLQSNGRLIPRDGVQEPDLLTEVEDGDSSLDLLEGDDVGDFYDDDDDLGDIDEADDA; via the coding sequence ATGCACAACTCTCCGCTTAGAGAAGAACCACGGGAACAGCCAGCTCGCGTCATTCCTTTAAAACAAGAATCGTCACTAATTGACTGGTTGCAATCTAACGGTCGGTTGATCCCCCGCGATGGCGTTCAGGAACCAGATTTGCTAACCGAAGTGGAAGACGGAGATTCTTCTCTCGACTTGCTCGAAGGTGATGATGTCGGCGACTTCTACGATGATGACGATGACTTAGGAGATATTGATGAAGCTGATGATGCGTAG
- the mraY gene encoding phospho-N-acetylmuramoyl-pentapeptide-transferase → MDAKSSSFWSFHLSGTRLLIVLSLALATASLTLDLTAQRLPWQGRSLTFPFLFCAAVTAAVGFWIVPILQQLKAGQVIREDGPQAHLKKAGTPTMGGIFFVPVAVIASTILSALALGIQNLAPVLAIAGITLGYGFIGWLDDWQILRRQSNKGISPRLKLALQVGFGCLYCLWLWSRSGDLTTIALPFGFALPLGLLFWALAVFVLTAESNATNLTDGVDGLAGGTVAIALLGLGAIVAPNFPGLAIFCACLSGSCIGFLVHNRNPARVFMGDTGSLALGGALAGVALMSNTLWALFILSGIFFVESLSVIAQVSYYKATKGADGKGKRLFKMAPFHHHLELSGWSELQVVAVFYAINAFLALVSIWLA, encoded by the coding sequence GTGGACGCGAAATCATCTTCTTTCTGGTCTTTCCATCTCTCCGGTACGAGACTGCTTATCGTCCTAAGCCTTGCACTCGCTACTGCCTCGCTGACTCTCGATTTAACAGCGCAGCGGCTACCCTGGCAAGGGCGATCGCTAACTTTTCCTTTCTTATTCTGTGCTGCTGTCACTGCCGCAGTTGGTTTTTGGATAGTCCCGATCCTTCAGCAGTTAAAAGCCGGACAAGTGATTCGCGAAGACGGTCCCCAAGCGCACTTAAAAAAAGCAGGTACGCCGACGATGGGTGGCATATTTTTCGTACCTGTAGCGGTCATCGCTAGCACGATCTTATCGGCGCTGGCGCTGGGAATCCAAAACCTTGCTCCTGTATTGGCGATCGCTGGAATTACCCTTGGTTACGGGTTTATTGGCTGGTTGGATGATTGGCAAATTTTACGTCGTCAGTCTAATAAAGGTATTTCCCCACGTCTGAAACTGGCTCTGCAAGTTGGTTTCGGTTGCCTATATTGCCTGTGGCTGTGGAGTCGATCGGGAGATCTGACGACGATCGCGTTACCTTTTGGGTTTGCTCTGCCCTTGGGTTTGCTATTCTGGGCATTAGCAGTGTTTGTCTTGACTGCCGAAAGCAATGCCACGAATTTAACAGACGGTGTGGATGGTTTGGCGGGAGGAACGGTAGCGATCGCGCTTTTAGGATTAGGGGCGATCGTCGCGCCTAATTTCCCCGGTTTGGCAATTTTCTGTGCTTGTTTGAGCGGTAGCTGTATCGGCTTTTTAGTCCATAACCGCAATCCGGCTCGCGTCTTTATGGGAGATACGGGTTCTTTAGCACTTGGAGGCGCGTTAGCAGGAGTCGCTCTCATGAGTAACACCCTCTGGGCGCTATTTATCCTCAGTGGGATCTTTTTTGTCGAATCTTTATCGGTAATTGCCCAGGTTAGCTATTACAAAGCCACCAAAGGAGCTGATGGTAAAGGCAAGCGTCTGTTTAAAATGGCTCCCTTCCACCACCATTTAGAATTGTCTGGGTGGTCAGAACTACAAGTAGTTGCCGTATTCTATGCAATTAATGCTTTTTTGGCTTTGGTATCTATTTGGCTGGCTTGA
- a CDS encoding MogA/MoaB family molybdenum cofactor biosynthesis protein → MTHQPHPDIPGLTISCAVITVSDTRSPETDKSGRRIEQLLVAARHTVGFYAIVKDEPDQIRSQIESFSQRVDLDVAIFNGGTGIAPRDTTYDAIASLLEKTLPGFGELFRYLSYQDIGSRAIASRAIAGVYQGKLIFSLPGSTNAVQLAMEKLILPELTHLVRQLRK, encoded by the coding sequence GTGACACATCAGCCTCACCCTGACATACCAGGATTGACAATCAGTTGTGCTGTTATCACCGTCAGCGATACCCGTTCCCCAGAAACAGATAAAAGCGGTCGCCGCATCGAGCAATTGCTCGTAGCAGCGCGTCATACTGTGGGATTTTATGCGATTGTTAAAGACGAACCAGATCAAATTCGATCGCAGATAGAATCGTTCAGCCAGCGTGTAGATTTAGATGTGGCAATTTTTAACGGGGGTACGGGTATCGCCCCCAGAGATACAACCTACGACGCGATCGCCTCTTTACTAGAGAAAACTTTACCAGGATTTGGCGAATTATTTCGGTATCTGAGCTATCAAGACATTGGTTCCCGCGCCATAGCTTCGCGGGCGATCGCGGGTGTATATCAGGGTAAACTAATTTTTTCGCTTCCAGGTTCTACTAACGCCGTACAACTGGCAATGGAAAAGCTAATTTTGCCAGAGTTGACTCATTTAGTCCGACAGTTACGCAAGTAG
- the psb28 gene encoding photosystem II reaction center protein Psb28 encodes MAQIQFSKGVIEETVPDVRLTRSRDGSNGTATFYFQNPQILSEGSNEEVTGMYLIDEEGELVTREVKGKFINGKPEAIEAIYLMKSTEEWDRFMRFMERYANEHGLGFNKS; translated from the coding sequence ATGGCTCAGATTCAGTTTTCTAAAGGTGTTATCGAAGAAACAGTCCCAGATGTACGCTTGACGCGATCGCGCGATGGGAGTAATGGTACGGCAACTTTTTATTTTCAAAACCCCCAAATTTTGAGCGAGGGTAGCAATGAAGAAGTGACGGGGATGTACTTGATTGATGAAGAAGGGGAACTCGTGACCCGTGAAGTCAAGGGAAAATTTATCAACGGCAAACCAGAAGCCATTGAAGCGATCTACCTGATGAAATCGACCGAAGAGTGGGATCGGTTTATGCGGTTTATGGAAAGATACGCCAACGAACACGGCTTGGGATTCAACAAATCATAG
- a CDS encoding tetratricopeptide repeat-containing S1 family peptidase: protein MKTNFTYPLLTGTVTLAVLVTSHNLAVALSPQEIVKIGSPMTVQVNPPMGVKDGGSGVIIQRQGNTYTVLTCNHVALMPAPHTIRTHDGQSYAVVSTEKLQKSPNEPDLALVTFSSAAVYPVAKLAPSNVPVGAEIFVMGFPALDRKFGADRDFVFSPGFVTSRPSSAPEGYTLRYNSVTKGGMSGGPVFDIDGRVVGIHGLGGSDRVDVKQQGSDATMAVNMKTGFNGAIPINTFLAMRSQIPQAPAVAVDTAPSTDKPAQRLENPKSASDFFAKGSVERDRGDRSRAIANYTQAIARNPNYADAYYQRGNARYDQGDKQGALADYDQALNFDPNYANAYYQRAVILYNRGNKQGALSNFDRYITLVPNDAQAYHSRGAIRRSMGDGQGTFDDFDRVVRLEPDNSRAYYNRALARTMLRDSKGALDDFSRALDLDPSWTTVYNNRAILRRRLGDRQGAIDDFSKVISIEPKNAEAHYNRGLVRRDLGDRQGAIADLQLAANIFQQKNDSTNYQKALEKIESIQAMPVIPAVPAPVVTPTTTSPSDNSTNLNQPTNSQPTNSQPTNSTDSGNVPESAAPTQPENNSTW, encoded by the coding sequence ATGAAAACAAACTTTACTTATCCTCTTTTGACCGGAACGGTAACTTTAGCGGTGCTGGTAACGAGCCATAATTTAGCGGTGGCTCTATCTCCGCAAGAAATTGTCAAAATTGGCAGTCCCATGACGGTGCAGGTCAATCCTCCGATGGGAGTTAAAGATGGCGGTTCTGGAGTGATTATTCAACGACAGGGCAATACTTACACTGTCCTGACGTGCAATCATGTTGCTTTAATGCCTGCACCGCATACGATTCGTACTCATGACGGTCAGAGTTATGCAGTTGTGAGTACGGAAAAATTGCAAAAAAGCCCGAATGAACCCGATTTGGCATTGGTGACATTTAGTAGTGCGGCTGTATACCCCGTTGCCAAGCTAGCGCCGTCTAACGTGCCTGTAGGAGCAGAAATTTTTGTCATGGGCTTCCCTGCTTTAGATCGAAAATTTGGTGCAGACCGCGATTTTGTCTTTTCGCCTGGATTCGTGACCAGTCGCCCCAGCAGTGCGCCAGAAGGCTATACACTGCGTTATAACTCAGTGACAAAAGGTGGAATGAGCGGTGGTCCTGTCTTTGATATTGATGGTCGAGTCGTTGGGATTCACGGGTTGGGAGGTAGCGATCGCGTAGACGTGAAGCAGCAGGGGAGCGACGCGACGATGGCGGTGAATATGAAAACTGGCTTTAATGGGGCAATTCCGATTAATACGTTTTTGGCAATGCGATCGCAGATCCCTCAAGCTCCAGCAGTCGCAGTGGATACTGCCCCCAGTACGGATAAACCAGCTCAAAGGTTAGAAAATCCCAAATCTGCCTCAGACTTTTTCGCTAAAGGATCGGTAGAACGCGATCGCGGCGATCGATCGAGAGCAATTGCTAACTACACTCAAGCGATCGCCCGCAACCCTAACTACGCCGACGCTTACTATCAACGGGGAAACGCGCGTTACGACCAAGGAGACAAGCAGGGGGCGCTAGCAGACTACGACCAAGCGCTGAATTTTGACCCCAACTATGCCAATGCTTATTACCAAAGAGCAGTGATTCTTTATAATCGGGGCAACAAGCAGGGAGCGCTGTCAAATTTCGATCGCTACATCACTCTCGTTCCTAACGATGCTCAAGCCTATCACAGTCGCGGTGCGATTCGCCGCAGTATGGGAGACGGTCAGGGAACGTTTGACGATTTCGATCGCGTTGTTCGGCTCGAACCGGATAATTCTAGAGCATATTACAATCGTGCCTTGGCTCGGACGATGTTGCGAGACTCTAAAGGAGCGCTGGATGATTTCAGTCGTGCCTTAGATCTCGATCCGAGTTGGACGACAGTGTACAACAACCGAGCAATTCTCCGCCGTCGCTTGGGAGACCGACAAGGGGCAATAGATGATTTTAGTAAAGTCATTAGCATAGAGCCGAAAAATGCCGAAGCTCATTACAACCGAGGTCTCGTGCGGCGCGACTTAGGCGATCGCCAAGGTGCGATCGCAGACTTACAGCTGGCTGCTAATATATTCCAACAAAAAAACGACAGCACGAATTATCAAAAAGCATTAGAAAAAATTGAGAGCATTCAAGCAATGCCCGTAATTCCAGCAGTACCCGCACCTGTAGTCACTCCAACAACAACTTCACCATCAGATAATTCCACCAATCTAAACCAACCAACTAACTCTCAACCAACCAACTCTCAACCAACTAACTCTACTGATTCGGGTAATGTCCCTGAATCTGCCGCACCAACGCAACCCGAAAATAACTCAACTTGGTAG
- a CDS encoding S1 family peptidase — MYVSILNKCGQALARSQSQPMLMSQVTSAEPAVAIAVPVVARQVTVRIFAADATGSGAIVRHRGETYTILTCAHIVGEGEDERFTILTADGQKHVGKRLRSPVLSGSDLALVEFTSKTAYQVVAIADTKAVAVGDSIYAAGFPNWQWTSADAVEDTRTWGIKALRVTDGEVAMLPEKSLQEGYQLGYTNEIDPGMSGGPVLNRKGQLIGINGRLKYPPQGISAFTFTDGSAPSEQMYQQMEALSWAIPATAFWQALK, encoded by the coding sequence GTGTATGTTTCTATACTGAATAAGTGTGGGCAAGCCTTAGCGCGATCGCAGTCTCAGCCGATGCTGATGAGTCAGGTTACAAGTGCAGAACCCGCCGTAGCGATCGCAGTGCCAGTAGTTGCCAGACAAGTGACCGTACGGATTTTTGCCGCAGATGCTACAGGATCGGGCGCGATCGTGCGGCACAGAGGAGAAACATACACCATATTGACCTGCGCTCACATTGTGGGTGAGGGTGAGGACGAGCGCTTCACGATTCTAACCGCAGACGGACAAAAGCACGTAGGCAAGCGGTTGCGATCGCCTGTATTGTCTGGCTCGGATTTAGCCTTGGTAGAGTTTACCAGCAAAACAGCGTATCAAGTTGTGGCGATCGCCGATACCAAAGCTGTAGCTGTCGGCGATTCCATCTATGCTGCTGGATTTCCTAATTGGCAATGGACGAGTGCGGATGCAGTCGAGGACACTCGGACTTGGGGTATTAAAGCCTTACGAGTGACGGATGGTGAAGTGGCAATGCTGCCAGAAAAATCTCTACAGGAAGGATATCAACTGGGTTATACCAACGAGATCGATCCAGGGATGAGTGGTGGACCAGTTTTAAACCGCAAAGGACAACTAATTGGAATCAACGGTCGCTTGAAATATCCGCCGCAAGGTATTAGTGCATTTACATTTACCGATGGCTCTGCACCATCCGAGCAAATGTACCAACAAATGGAAGCATTGAGCTGGGCAATCCCCGCCACGGCTTTTTGGCAAGCACTGAAGTAG
- a CDS encoding COP23 domain-containing protein, whose product MKFKFPIFVLVTSVTCASVIGFQDRVGAQNTSRSQATPQNPSNQATTFVCVRSGNGFATVAARGNQRSAPMITWQRQVSAEYTPQERCQLVSQKLTKAVAANGGRLSNLLLTTGIIKNETVICYVNSGASCDTSNTLFTLSPENAKNPGAALANLLRFGQRADYSAIRESASGEGETTSTGAIDMEAAVEEAFSAGYESAGGASEASPQQPNVPTNGSSW is encoded by the coding sequence ATGAAATTTAAATTTCCAATCTTTGTTTTAGTAACTAGCGTGACATGTGCTAGTGTCATAGGATTTCAGGATCGAGTAGGGGCGCAGAATACTAGTCGTAGTCAAGCAACCCCACAAAACCCCTCCAATCAGGCAACCACTTTTGTCTGCGTCCGTTCTGGTAATGGCTTTGCTACGGTTGCAGCTAGGGGAAATCAACGCTCTGCTCCCATGATTACCTGGCAGAGACAAGTCAGTGCAGAATATACACCTCAAGAACGCTGTCAGCTAGTTTCCCAGAAATTGACTAAAGCAGTTGCTGCTAATGGTGGAAGACTAAGTAATTTACTACTGACGACCGGAATCATTAAAAATGAGACGGTTATCTGTTATGTCAATTCTGGCGCTAGCTGCGATACAAGCAATACGCTATTTACCCTCTCTCCAGAAAATGCTAAAAACCCTGGTGCCGCTTTAGCCAATTTGCTGCGTTTCGGTCAGCGTGCCGACTATTCGGCAATTCGCGAGAGTGCTAGCGGTGAAGGTGAGACTACATCTACTGGCGCTATTGATATGGAAGCAGCAGTAGAGGAGGCTTTTTCAGCTGGTTACGAATCAGCAGGTGGCGCAAGCGAAGCATCTCCACAGCAACCTAACGTTCCGACAAATGGTAGTAGTTGGTAG